A stretch of the Sulfurospirillum sp. UCH001 genome encodes the following:
- a CDS encoding cell division ATP-binding protein FtsE, whose translation MEYVIKANGLNISYGRDEPIITDASMQIKAQEFVFITGKSGSGKSTIIKSLYGELFPNRGELNVCGVDFKNISSSKLNLLRRYLGVVFQDYKLIDEWTVEQNVMLPLIIGGFSKSVCIKQAHKLLKHVKLLHKINKYPYELSGGEQQRVAMARALAHNPVLILADEPTGNLDSYSSEVIWNLLKGAKEHLGTTVLVVTHNIPATLGIDYKHYFLEGGVLHEVN comes from the coding sequence ATGGAATATGTGATTAAAGCCAATGGCTTGAATATCAGCTATGGCAGGGACGAACCTATCATTACTGACGCAAGTATGCAAATTAAAGCACAAGAATTTGTTTTTATTACTGGCAAAAGTGGTAGCGGTAAATCAACCATCATTAAATCACTCTATGGTGAGCTTTTCCCAAATCGCGGTGAACTTAATGTGTGTGGCGTTGATTTTAAAAACATTAGCAGTTCTAAACTCAATCTTTTACGCCGTTATTTAGGTGTTGTTTTTCAAGATTATAAACTCATTGATGAATGGACAGTAGAGCAAAACGTTATGCTTCCTCTTATCATTGGTGGATTTTCAAAAAGCGTGTGTATTAAACAAGCACATAAGCTTTTAAAGCATGTTAAATTATTACATAAAATTAACAAATACCCTTACGAGTTGAGTGGTGGTGAACAACAACGTGTTGCTATGGCAAGGGCATTAGCGCATAATCCTGTACTCATTTTAGCCGATGAGCCTACAGGTAATCTGGATAGTTATTCAAGTGAAGTGATTTGGAATTTGCTCAAAGGTGCAAAAGAGCACTTAGGAACGACTGTATTGGTTGTAACGCATAATATTCCTGCAACATTGGGAATTGATTATAAACACTATTTTTTAGAAGGTGGCGTCTTGCATGAGGTCAATTAA
- a CDS encoding ABC transporter permease: MRSINSHFSIMISVFVLLFSFQFTNVIKSVVNDYASKIVNDYAIVVVSSAELKEEELKKQIPEIESLSEISSKKILDRLKNDMSSKNLALLQVALPKFYSLKLESIPNKKRIEAIKQKLLSINTITRIETFAKTHEKMFKMLQLLQAMVYIFAFFVAFVAILLIFKQIRIWTYEHNRRMSIMTLFGASFFMKSAMLYRMTIVDSLFSSFLVCALYTIAPKLGVVKDFAAELDIVIPEFNIVFEGGVLVGASLLFSLLAVTIVARKIGRV, encoded by the coding sequence ATGAGGTCAATTAATAGCCATTTTTCCATTATGATTTCTGTTTTTGTTTTGCTCTTTTCGTTTCAATTTACCAATGTTATTAAGAGTGTGGTCAATGATTATGCAAGTAAAATAGTCAATGATTATGCCATTGTGGTTGTCTCTTCCGCAGAATTAAAAGAAGAAGAACTAAAAAAGCAAATCCCTGAAATCGAGAGTTTGTCTGAAATTAGCAGTAAGAAGATTTTAGATCGACTGAAAAATGATATGTCTTCTAAAAATTTAGCACTTTTACAAGTAGCACTTCCAAAGTTTTACTCTTTAAAACTTGAATCTATTCCCAATAAAAAAAGGATAGAAGCGATTAAGCAAAAACTTTTAAGTATCAATACGATTACGCGTATTGAAACATTTGCTAAAACGCATGAGAAGATGTTCAAAATGCTACAACTTCTTCAAGCAATGGTTTATATTTTTGCTTTCTTCGTTGCTTTTGTGGCAATTTTACTGATATTTAAACAGATTCGCATTTGGACGTATGAGCACAATCGACGTATGTCGATTATGACGCTTTTTGGTGCCTCATTTTTTATGAAAAGTGCCATGTTATATCGTATGACGATTGTTGATTCCCTCTTTAGTTCATTCCTTGTATGTGCACTCTATACCATTGCCCCAAAATTGGGTGTTGTAAAAGATTTTGCAGCAGAACTGGATATTGTCATACCTGAGTTTAATATTGTCTTTGAGGGTGGTGTTTTGGTTGGTGCATCGCTTCTCTTTTCATTGCTTGCTGTAACTATCGTTGCTCGTAAGATTGGACGTGTATGA
- a CDS encoding murein hydrolase activator EnvC → MKKWLLSVACSLPLFLVAAPNTAQKIDEKAKTLQEKLQTEKQIHGKLQDIANDIVEGEKEIEKIKDKIETLSKTIDESQEAIQRKNEYLDKLTKDTQQLSSQKKDLEQKIIKIIAEDFSFYLVSDSDYLDNEDGILVDEVLQKMDTIMRKEFGKLASDYKQVNDQIYSQSQEIKTIHGEIQSAKNKKDELLALEKKRESSIVALNSKKESYKKQLDDIQKERDEIRTTLEQLKIIKVQEDSKLLAEKNAAAKRDKGPTTVGGGDNSIRQIGSSYQNSNVKKYVGERTIAPLDSYSVKRKFGDYVDPIYKIKIFNESVVLASSTPDATVKSVLNGKVIFAKDTASMEKVVIIENGDEIHTIYAHLSKIAPTIQVGQKIKKGYVIGRVDNDLTFEVTQKNFHIDPLELIAK, encoded by the coding sequence ATGAAAAAATGGCTTTTAAGTGTGGCATGTTCTCTGCCACTGTTTCTTGTCGCAGCTCCTAATACTGCACAAAAGATTGACGAAAAAGCAAAAACACTACAAGAAAAGCTTCAAACTGAAAAGCAGATTCATGGAAAACTACAAGATATTGCCAATGATATCGTAGAGGGCGAAAAAGAGATTGAGAAAATTAAAGACAAGATTGAGACGTTAAGTAAAACGATAGATGAATCTCAAGAAGCCATTCAACGTAAAAATGAGTATTTGGATAAACTCACTAAAGATACGCAACAACTCTCTTCTCAAAAGAAAGATTTAGAGCAAAAAATTATTAAAATTATTGCAGAAGATTTCTCTTTTTATTTGGTATCAGATAGCGATTATTTAGACAATGAAGATGGCATATTAGTCGATGAAGTGCTCCAAAAAATGGACACGATTATGCGTAAAGAGTTTGGAAAACTCGCGAGCGACTATAAGCAGGTAAATGATCAGATCTATTCCCAAAGCCAAGAGATTAAAACCATCCATGGTGAAATTCAAAGTGCTAAAAATAAAAAAGATGAGTTGCTTGCTTTAGAAAAAAAACGTGAAAGCTCTATTGTCGCACTTAATTCTAAAAAAGAGAGTTATAAAAAGCAGCTTGATGATATTCAAAAAGAGCGTGATGAAATTCGTACAACGCTTGAGCAACTTAAGATTATTAAAGTACAAGAAGATAGTAAACTCTTAGCAGAGAAAAATGCTGCTGCAAAACGAGATAAAGGACCGACAACAGTTGGTGGAGGAGACAACAGCATTCGTCAAATTGGCTCTTCTTACCAAAATAGTAACGTCAAAAAATATGTAGGCGAACGCACTATCGCACCTCTAGATAGTTACAGTGTAAAACGCAAATTTGGTGATTATGTTGATCCTATCTATAAAATTAAAATCTTTAACGAATCGGTTGTTTTAGCTTCCTCCACGCCAGATGCAACCGTCAAAAGTGTTCTTAATGGTAAAGTCATTTTTGCTAAAGACACTGCTTCTATGGAAAAAGTAGTTATTATCGAAAATGGGGATGAAATCCATACCATTTACGCGCATCTCTCTAAAATTGCTCCAACCATCCAAGTAGGACAAAAAATAAAAAAAGGGTATGTCATAGGTCGTGTTGATAATGATCTTACCTTTGAAGTGACTCAGAAGAATTTTCATATTGACCCACTAGAGCTGATTGCAAAGTAA
- the pyrH gene encoding UMP kinase, producing MEKRKRVLVKFSGEALAGDNGFGIDTSILKFIADEIKSLVIHDIEVGIVIGGGNIIRGVSAAKDGIIKRTSGDYMGMLSTVINSIAMQEALEHVGMEVRVQSAIKMEAICETFIVRRAQRHFEKGRIVIFAAGTGNPFFTTDTAATLRAIEIGADMIIKATKVDGVYDKDPKKFLDAQKLSELTYDRAMDDNIKVMDDTSIALAKDNNLPIVVCNMFAKGNLLKIIEGDLNSCSIVRNK from the coding sequence ATGGAGAAGAGAAAAAGGGTATTAGTTAAGTTCTCTGGTGAAGCGCTTGCTGGTGATAATGGATTTGGTATCGACACATCTATTTTAAAGTTTATTGCTGATGAAATTAAATCATTGGTGATTCATGACATTGAAGTAGGTATCGTTATCGGTGGTGGTAATATCATTCGTGGTGTTAGTGCTGCAAAAGATGGTATTATCAAACGCACCAGCGGAGACTATATGGGAATGCTATCCACCGTGATTAATAGTATTGCGATGCAAGAAGCATTAGAGCACGTTGGAATGGAAGTACGCGTTCAAAGTGCTATTAAAATGGAAGCTATTTGTGAAACGTTTATTGTTAGACGTGCACAGCGCCATTTTGAAAAAGGACGTATCGTTATTTTTGCTGCAGGTACAGGAAATCCTTTCTTTACAACAGATACTGCTGCAACACTCCGTGCTATTGAGATTGGTGCTGATATGATTATTAAAGCAACCAAGGTCGATGGCGTTTATGATAAAGATCCAAAAAAATTCCTCGATGCTCAAAAACTAAGTGAGCTTACATATGATAGAGCGATGGATGATAATATCAAAGTAATGGATGACACATCTATTGCGCTTGCAAAAGATAACAATCTTCCAATCGTTGTCTGCAATATGTTTGCAAAAGGGAATTTACTCAAAATTATTGAAGGCGACTTAAACAGTTGCTCAATCGTTAGAAATAAATAA
- a CDS encoding DNA-directed RNA polymerase subunit omega — protein sequence MQRTEEITAKALARVGQDRYKLVMLVSKRADQLANGAEPLVKADKNKQKFTDIALLEISEGKIRLESITDL from the coding sequence ATGCAAAGAACAGAAGAAATTACAGCTAAAGCATTAGCGCGCGTTGGACAAGATCGTTATAAATTGGTTATGCTTGTTTCAAAGAGAGCAGATCAGTTGGCAAATGGTGCAGAACCATTGGTTAAAGCAGATAAAAACAAACAAAAATTCACTGACATTGCACTTCTTGAAATTTCTGAAGGCAAAATTAGATTAGAATCTATCACTGATTTATAG
- a CDS encoding bifunctional (p)ppGpp synthetase/guanosine-3',5'-bis(diphosphate) 3'-pyrophosphohydrolase has protein sequence MEELVEIVKECKRSDKAVELLYKYIKPTPNIEKAVAFTIAKHQGQYRKSGEEYVIHPILVCVFVAYLGGDESMIVAGLLHDVVEDTSCSTEEVKAMFGEEVGHLVDGLTKIVEIRDIELIPSSSNDKLVASALTFRKMLIASIRDVRVLVVKLCDRLHNMLTLAALDPVKQRRIAEETLVVYAPIAHRLGISSIKNLLEDLSFYYVMPNEYNKIDGYIKEHGQQLQLRLNHFISKIKNHMLKEGFIESDFTIQKRIKHYYSIYMKMQRKGVSIEEVLDLLAIRIIVRTPIDCYRALGIVHQHFKPLISRFKDYIAIPKENGYQTIHTTVFDDKSIVESQIRTYDMNKTAEYGVAAHWKYKSGGLNPKLDWLNELNNQNEEIENIEDFYAIAKDNLYSEDIAVFSPKGDIFTLPRGATVLDFAYEVHTEVGTYADEAYVNKQKVPLLSELKNGDIVRIVTSKEPKYRCSWVNSVKTGKAKSTIQANCRQKIKEINHKVSIKILAHTFGVAENKVEAWVEQEHAMKKIFRIATDSIYLQDVTNTLKLYAMQDTLLFPLLKKDRYLVRKQKFENIVIYSNHHISNVYFDYCCHPKRGDDIVGFQKGNDVFVHHKLCERAAILMEENEPMVFVKWTREAPDRYKLIVSLENKKGSLASFLAYLAKMQINLVTIELGKAEDEGHADYFEMILELPDKNVSAVRENLKGRYRVIEFVSVNDAYK, from the coding sequence TTGGAAGAGTTAGTCGAAATTGTAAAAGAGTGTAAGCGCTCTGATAAAGCAGTTGAACTCTTATACAAATATATCAAACCAACCCCCAATATTGAAAAAGCCGTTGCTTTTACGATAGCCAAACATCAAGGGCAATATCGTAAAAGTGGCGAAGAGTATGTCATCCATCCTATCTTAGTGTGCGTTTTTGTAGCGTACTTAGGTGGTGATGAATCGATGATTGTTGCTGGCTTATTGCACGATGTTGTTGAAGATACGTCTTGTTCAACTGAAGAAGTCAAAGCAATGTTTGGTGAAGAAGTAGGGCATTTGGTTGATGGGTTGACCAAAATTGTTGAAATCCGCGACATTGAACTTATACCATCTTCCTCAAATGATAAATTAGTTGCTTCGGCTCTCACATTTAGAAAAATGCTGATAGCTTCTATTCGTGATGTGCGTGTTTTGGTCGTAAAGTTATGTGACCGTTTACATAACATGCTTACTCTTGCAGCACTTGATCCTGTCAAACAGCGTCGTATTGCGGAAGAGACTTTAGTTGTTTATGCTCCTATTGCCCATCGTTTGGGTATTTCTTCAATTAAAAATCTTTTAGAAGATCTAAGTTTTTACTATGTTATGCCTAATGAATATAACAAAATTGATGGCTACATCAAAGAGCATGGGCAGCAACTTCAATTGCGTCTTAATCACTTTATCTCAAAGATTAAAAATCACATGCTCAAAGAGGGCTTTATCGAGAGTGATTTTACAATACAAAAACGTATCAAACACTATTATTCTATTTACATGAAAATGCAACGCAAAGGCGTGAGTATCGAAGAAGTCCTAGATCTTTTAGCCATTCGTATTATTGTACGTACACCAATTGATTGTTACCGAGCGCTTGGTATTGTGCATCAACATTTTAAACCGCTTATTTCACGGTTTAAAGATTATATTGCCATTCCTAAAGAAAATGGTTATCAAACCATTCATACCACGGTTTTTGATGATAAATCGATTGTTGAGTCTCAAATTAGAACGTACGATATGAATAAAACTGCTGAGTATGGCGTTGCAGCGCACTGGAAGTATAAATCTGGTGGACTTAACCCTAAACTTGATTGGCTCAATGAACTGAATAATCAAAACGAAGAGATTGAGAACATTGAAGATTTTTATGCCATCGCTAAAGATAATCTCTACAGTGAAGATATAGCAGTTTTCTCTCCAAAGGGTGATATTTTTACATTGCCTCGTGGTGCGACAGTACTTGACTTCGCGTATGAAGTTCATACAGAAGTTGGAACCTATGCCGATGAAGCCTATGTCAACAAACAAAAAGTGCCATTGCTTAGCGAGCTAAAAAATGGTGACATTGTACGCATCGTTACGTCTAAAGAGCCAAAATACCGCTGTAGTTGGGTCAATAGTGTTAAAACAGGTAAGGCAAAAAGTACTATCCAAGCAAATTGTCGTCAGAAAATTAAAGAGATCAATCATAAAGTTTCCATCAAAATTCTTGCGCATACGTTTGGTGTAGCTGAAAATAAAGTCGAAGCGTGGGTCGAACAAGAACACGCGATGAAAAAGATCTTTAGAATAGCGACAGACTCAATTTATTTACAAGACGTGACCAATACATTAAAACTGTACGCGATGCAAGATACGCTTCTTTTCCCATTGTTGAAAAAAGATCGTTATCTTGTACGAAAACAGAAATTTGAAAATATTGTTATTTACTCAAATCATCATATTTCCAATGTCTATTTTGATTACTGCTGTCATCCTAAACGAGGGGATGATATTGTCGGATTTCAAAAAGGCAATGATGTGTTCGTGCACCATAAACTCTGTGAGCGTGCTGCAATACTAATGGAAGAAAATGAACCAATGGTGTTTGTAAAATGGACCAGAGAAGCCCCAGATCGTTACAAATTGATTGTAAGCCTTGAGAATAAAAAGGGTTCTTTAGCCTCGTTTTTAGCTTATTTGGCTAAAATGCAGATTAATCTGGTGACCATTGAGCTTGGAAAAGCTGAAGATGAAGGACATGCAGATTATTTTGAGATGATTTTAGAATTGCCTGATAAAAATGTCAGTGCTGTTCGTGAAAACCTCAAAGGACGCTACCGCGTGATCGAATTTGTTTCGGTCAATGATGCTTATAAATAA
- the tyrS gene encoding tyrosine--tRNA ligase, with protein MRIQNALKEIKRGISEIIDEERVVTLLKNYFEKGETFLVKAGFDPTAPDLHLGHTVLLQKMALLQKFGAVVQFLIGDFTGMIGDPTGKNETRKKLTREVVLANAQSYKDQVFKILDPEKTVVMFNSEWIEGLGAAGLVELTTTFNVARMLEREDFEKRYKSQTPISISEFLYPLLQGYDSVAMKSDIEMGGTDQKFNLLMGRHLQRAYNIGKEQAVIMMPLLEGLDGVNKMSKSLGNYIGVTDSPSDMFGKMLSISDELMWRYYELLSTKSLEEIATLKEEVESGSVHPKHAKEMIALEIIERYHSQAKALEAKAEFDRVHSQNEIPTDIETFIINESPLWIAKALVDCGLESSTSQARRDIKQGAVKLDQEKVDDEQLQLACGEYILQVGKRKFARLKVQ; from the coding sequence ATGCGGATTCAAAATGCGCTTAAAGAGATCAAACGAGGTATTAGTGAGATCATCGATGAAGAGCGCGTTGTTACATTACTCAAAAATTATTTTGAAAAAGGCGAGACTTTCTTAGTCAAAGCTGGTTTTGACCCGACGGCTCCAGATCTTCACCTAGGACATACCGTATTGCTTCAAAAGATGGCATTACTTCAAAAATTTGGTGCAGTAGTTCAATTCCTTATTGGTGACTTTACTGGAATGATTGGTGATCCAACAGGTAAAAATGAGACACGTAAGAAATTAACACGTGAAGTTGTTTTAGCAAACGCTCAAAGTTATAAAGATCAAGTTTTTAAAATTTTAGATCCAGAAAAAACTGTGGTTATGTTTAACTCAGAGTGGATTGAAGGGCTAGGCGCTGCTGGTCTAGTAGAACTTACTACCACATTTAACGTAGCACGTATGCTTGAGCGTGAAGATTTTGAAAAACGCTATAAGTCTCAAACCCCTATCTCTATTAGTGAGTTTTTATATCCATTACTCCAAGGTTATGACAGTGTCGCGATGAAAAGTGACATTGAAATGGGTGGTACGGACCAGAAGTTTAACCTCTTAATGGGACGTCATTTACAACGTGCGTATAACATTGGAAAAGAGCAAGCTGTTATTATGATGCCACTTCTTGAAGGACTTGATGGCGTCAATAAAATGAGTAAATCTTTAGGTAATTATATTGGTGTAACAGATTCTCCAAGTGATATGTTCGGTAAGATGCTTAGTATCAGTGATGAATTGATGTGGCGTTATTATGAACTTCTCAGCACTAAATCACTGGAAGAAATTGCTACACTCAAAGAAGAGGTTGAATCAGGTTCTGTGCATCCAAAACATGCGAAAGAGATGATTGCGTTAGAGATTATTGAGCGTTATCACAGTCAAGCTAAAGCATTAGAAGCAAAAGCAGAGTTTGATCGTGTGCATTCTCAAAACGAGATTCCAACAGACATTGAAACTTTTATCATCAATGAATCTCCTCTCTGGATCGCAAAAGCGCTCGTAGATTGTGGACTGGAGTCTTCGACATCACAAGCAAGACGTGACATTAAACAAGGGGCTGTAAAGCTCGATCAAGAAAAAGTAGATGATGAGCAGCTACAGCTGGCATGTGGAGAGTATATTCTCCAAGTCGGTAAGCGCAAATTTGCTAGATTAAAGGTGCAATAA
- a CDS encoding nitronate monooxygenase: MSLNALKIGKYTIEYPIVQGGMGLGISWDKLAGTVSLEGGLGVISSVGTGYYNSNHFSKKNINSRPFETENFYSKEGLNAIVANARKICGDKPLAMNILYAINDYERVIKDSCEAGVDIIITGAGLPTNMPEFTADYPDVALVPIVSSAKALKIICKRWTQRYNRLPDAIVVEGPLSGGHQGFTYEQCSQEEYQLENLIAPIKEEIKLWGDFPLIAAGGVWDHNDILKMIALGADGVQMGTRFIGTHECDADQNFKDVLLKATKEDIQLFKSPVGYPARGVRTNLIQMVEKREGPAIRCISNCVSPCHRGQEAKAVGYCIADRLSDAYMGKTETGLFFTGANGYKLNEIISVKELIAKLVHGETH; the protein is encoded by the coding sequence ATGTCATTAAATGCTCTAAAAATTGGCAAATATACAATTGAATATCCTATTGTTCAAGGTGGTATGGGACTTGGTATTAGCTGGGATAAACTTGCAGGAACAGTGAGTTTAGAAGGTGGTCTTGGTGTCATCAGTTCTGTTGGAACAGGATACTACAACAGCAACCATTTTAGTAAGAAAAACATTAATTCACGTCCTTTTGAGACAGAAAACTTCTACTCAAAAGAGGGGCTAAATGCTATCGTAGCAAATGCACGAAAGATTTGTGGTGACAAACCACTTGCCATGAATATTCTTTATGCTATTAATGATTACGAACGTGTTATCAAAGATTCATGTGAAGCAGGTGTAGATATTATTATTACGGGAGCTGGACTTCCAACAAATATGCCTGAATTTACAGCGGACTATCCTGATGTTGCATTAGTACCGATTGTTTCATCTGCAAAGGCTCTTAAAATTATTTGTAAACGTTGGACACAACGTTATAATCGCTTGCCTGATGCGATTGTCGTTGAAGGACCACTGAGCGGTGGACATCAAGGTTTTACGTATGAGCAGTGTTCTCAAGAAGAGTATCAGCTCGAAAACTTGATAGCACCGATCAAAGAAGAGATTAAACTTTGGGGTGACTTTCCACTAATCGCTGCTGGTGGCGTATGGGATCATAACGATATTCTCAAAATGATTGCCTTGGGTGCAGATGGTGTTCAGATGGGAACTCGTTTTATTGGAACACATGAGTGTGATGCCGATCAAAACTTTAAAGATGTTTTATTAAAGGCGACAAAAGAGGATATTCAACTCTTTAAATCTCCTGTTGGTTACCCAGCTAGAGGTGTAAGGACCAATCTTATTCAAATGGTTGAAAAGAGAGAAGGACCTGCTATTCGCTGTATTAGTAACTGTGTAAGTCCATGTCATAGAGGACAAGAGGCTAAAGCAGTAGGGTATTGTATTGCCGACCGTCTGAGTGATGCGTACATGGGAAAAACAGAAACGGGGCTCTTCTTTACAGGAGCCAATGGTTATAAACTGAATGAAATTATAAGTGTTAAAGAACTCATTGCAAAGTTGGTACATGGGGAAACACATTAG
- a CDS encoding N-acetylmuramoyl-L-alanine amidase, giving the protein MQSWYMGKHIRAFFVLLLTCIALFGAPNYMQQLEQYDAQMKGANNDEMLRVFHGLKAVYIQAIISGDENLKKETLERLIKTAKILKLDASKYESELATMSRETKKAAPSKPLVPPPASEESFGTSTSSSTAHASSTPSASSFSTSTPATAPVMTKESKIATSPQSATTSNTASSLPKNYNGKNVLHHVKTSEEEIVLDFGSAVAESSVKIFVLKTTDGYKKIIDIPAIIMNAPLKISTPKKLQSLRISQYNATTIRIILDAPSAFETYVSVLDTQVILSLDKKPILTEKRIMPPTEAPKKAPVVAAATPAPEPTVKSPTIVSSAPSTMPIEAAPVVASKGSSKKGQKRDKTIVIDAGHGGKDAGAIGYKQRMEKHLVLDMALQLGKELKSRGYKVYYTRQKDEFINLRDRTKVANDKNADLFVSLHANAAPNEAKKLSMKGLETFFLSPDRSERSKNVAALENQSDMEEMDFYSKETFLNVFNREKIVLSNKVAIDVQSSMLKSVKKKYSVEDGGVREAPFWVLVGATMPSVLIELGYISNPEECDNMFNPQYQKHLVDGISDGIDQYYTNNP; this is encoded by the coding sequence TTGCAAAGTTGGTACATGGGGAAACACATTAGAGCCTTTTTTGTTTTGCTGTTGACATGTATAGCACTTTTTGGTGCACCTAATTACATGCAACAGCTTGAACAATATGATGCCCAAATGAAGGGTGCAAATAACGATGAAATGTTACGTGTCTTTCATGGACTGAAAGCGGTTTATATACAAGCTATTATCAGTGGTGATGAGAATCTAAAAAAAGAGACACTAGAGCGTCTTATTAAAACAGCCAAAATTCTTAAACTCGATGCCTCTAAGTATGAATCTGAACTTGCAACCATGAGCAGAGAGACGAAAAAAGCTGCACCTTCAAAACCACTTGTTCCTCCACCAGCCTCCGAAGAGAGTTTTGGAACATCCACCAGTAGCAGTACTGCACATGCAAGTAGTACTCCTTCTGCTTCATCATTTTCGACTTCAACACCAGCTACTGCTCCTGTGATGACAAAAGAGAGTAAGATCGCTACTTCTCCTCAAAGTGCTACCACATCCAATACAGCTTCATCGCTTCCCAAAAATTATAATGGGAAAAACGTACTTCACCATGTAAAAACAAGTGAAGAAGAAATCGTGCTTGATTTTGGCTCTGCAGTAGCGGAAAGCAGTGTAAAAATCTTTGTGCTTAAAACAACAGATGGTTATAAAAAGATTATTGATATTCCTGCCATCATTATGAATGCTCCGCTGAAGATTTCTACACCTAAAAAATTACAAAGTTTGCGTATCAGCCAATACAATGCAACAACTATTCGTATTATTTTAGATGCGCCAAGTGCATTTGAAACCTATGTGAGTGTTTTGGATACTCAGGTTATTTTATCACTCGATAAAAAACCGATTTTGACAGAAAAAAGAATTATGCCTCCAACTGAAGCACCTAAAAAAGCTCCTGTTGTAGCTGCCGCTACTCCAGCACCTGAACCCACTGTAAAATCTCCAACGATAGTTTCTTCCGCACCTTCCACTATGCCGATAGAAGCAGCGCCTGTTGTTGCAAGTAAGGGATCAAGTAAAAAAGGTCAAAAACGCGATAAGACAATTGTCATTGATGCGGGACATGGTGGTAAAGATGCAGGCGCTATTGGTTATAAACAACGTATGGAAAAGCATTTAGTGCTTGATATGGCGCTACAATTAGGTAAAGAGCTTAAATCTCGTGGTTATAAAGTCTATTATACACGCCAAAAAGATGAGTTTATCAATCTTAGAGATCGTACCAAAGTAGCGAATGATAAAAATGCTGATTTATTCGTGTCATTGCATGCTAATGCTGCACCAAATGAGGCTAAAAAACTCTCTATGAAAGGGCTTGAGACGTTCTTCCTTTCTCCCGATCGCTCTGAACGCTCCAAAAACGTAGCTGCTTTAGAGAACCAATCCGATATGGAAGAGATGGATTTTTATTCAAAAGAGACCTTCCTCAATGTCTTTAATCGTGAAAAAATTGTTCTCTCTAATAAAGTTGCTATTGATGTGCAGTCTAGTATGCTTAAAAGTGTAAAAAAGAAATACAGTGTTGAAGATGGTGGTGTAAGAGAAGCTCCATTTTGGGTCTTAGTGGGGGCTACGATGCCTTCCGTTCTTATTGAGTTAGGTTACATTAGTAACCCTGAAGAGTGCGATAATATGTTCAACCCTCAATACCAAAAACATCTTGTTGATGGTATCAGTGATGGTATTGATCAATATTATACTAACAATCCTTAA
- a CDS encoding molybdopterin-binding protein, which translates to MQNFYSVIIGSELLNGRRVDKHFAFLNQELRDRGLSHKGSFVVEDSPILIQNCFNMILQDPKSVMFCFGGIGATPDDLTRAIASEVFTGEPLALHSTAKELIEKQFGNEAYPYRITMAMLPPHAKLLHNVVNNVPGFSLFNRFFFTPGFPSMSWPMIKEALDKHFPSQPQLYSTSFIVESAENDLIEIMEALPKELHFSSLPRFIGEKRIVEIYLAHHEQSIVEQWSQYFKDAVRSKGKMIKDC; encoded by the coding sequence ATGCAAAATTTCTACTCTGTCATCATTGGGTCTGAATTGCTCAATGGTCGCAGAGTAGATAAACACTTCGCCTTTCTCAATCAAGAACTTCGTGATCGTGGGCTCTCACATAAAGGCAGTTTTGTTGTCGAAGACTCCCCTATACTTATTCAAAATTGTTTCAATATGATTTTACAAGACCCCAAAAGTGTTATGTTTTGCTTTGGTGGTATTGGTGCAACACCTGATGATTTAACTCGGGCTATTGCAAGCGAAGTATTTACAGGAGAGCCTTTAGCTTTACATTCAACAGCAAAAGAGCTGATTGAAAAACAATTTGGCAATGAAGCGTATCCTTATCGTATTACTATGGCAATGCTACCACCGCATGCAAAGCTATTACATAATGTCGTCAATAATGTTCCAGGTTTTTCACTCTTCAATCGTTTCTTTTTCACGCCAGGCTTTCCATCTATGTCATGGCCAATGATTAAAGAAGCTCTTGATAAACACTTTCCTAGTCAACCACAACTTTATAGCACGTCTTTTATTGTGGAATCAGCTGAAAATGATTTAATAGAGATTATGGAAGCCCTACCTAAAGAGCTCCATTTTTCTTCATTACCTCGTTTTATTGGGGAAAAACGTATCGTAGAAATTTATCTTGCACATCACGAACAATCAATAGTAGAACAATGGTCTCAGTACTTTAAAGACGCTGTACGCTCTAAAGGGAAAATGATTAAGGATTGTTAG